The genome window TCTCAAGGAGATATTATAATTGTTATATATAAATGTATGTTACCATAGTTTTAATCAAATGAACGCTTGAATTATAAAATTACCAaaaagataattatttttagGTAAAAGTACTTATTGAAAAAATattaataacaataatcaagTGGTGCATTTAAAGAAGATAGTAAAGGTTAAATGGGAAGTAGGGTCCACACACAACCAAGCTTTTGAGCCTAGTATACAAGCAAATAGTGCAGTAATATATTTGAAATGACCATGATGCCCTTGGTCGTCCTCCTCTATTTTCtatttaatataaaaaaattgGCCTAAAGTAAATAACTTCAACTTGAAAAAGTCAAACATGCTGGTTGTCAGTTCTATTATAGTATTTATGTTCGACAGGACTAGAagcaaagaaaggaaaaaaaaacaagTGACCAGTGTGTAGTTTTAGGGAAAATACATTAAGTCCCCCTTAAACTatgtttttttccttctaaaaagaCACTGAAAACTTTGAAAAGGTCCTATTATCCCCttaaataatttcaaagtagtatAATTTCCCTTTTCTTTGCCAATATAGTTATAAGAAAAAAAGTGCAAATCACGCACCAATTGTTTCTCGCTACGTGTAAGATTCGGTCACTTTCTATTTTTTCGTtttatttatgttttcattttataCTTTCTTTTTATCCATAGATCATGTCAAAGCTCCTCCACAATAGTCACCATactccaacaacaacaacaacaataacaatataatcCTACTAGTAGGGTCTGTGAatggtagtgtgtatgcagactttacccctaccctgaggtagaaagactgtttccgatagaccctcgacccctccctccaaaaactcctaccttgctcttggggtgacttgaactcacaacctttggttggaagtggagagtgCTCAATACCAATATTATACCCCCACTTCCACTGGCCACCACCAAACCATCGTCAAACCACCACCAAATTAACTAGGGAAAATAAAGTACTAATAAAGGTGGGATTTGGGAGCTAATAATTTAATTTCAAGCTGATTTATTAAGACCCCCTCAAAGTTCAAACGTCAAAAGTGATAGTTCAAGGGATTCCTATGTATTCTTGGTAGTTTTATCATGACTTCAGAGGAAATTGATAAGATAACACCACAATCAAGTCGCTAACAGTAGAACGatacattttatatttttaaatatttaattttaaaattttattttactcTTAATGACATACTTTTATAATCACAAAATTCTATCCATATTTAAGATTATCAATTTCAAATGTTTTTTTTTTGCTTCTTAAATTCCGTTGACAATTGAACACCGCTACAGTGGAATACTAAACGCAAAGACTTGAAAGAATACAAAGCGTTTAGTGACTTGGAGTCTGAACAAGATCAGGTGGGGGAAGCTTTGCCCTTAAGTTAACCTAATGATTAGAAGGTGACTCATAACTACTTTCCCACTTTACTTTTATTTGTTTATAATGAACTGCAAATTCTTAAGAAATAATTTATCATAGTACCCACAATAAAGATAGTATTTTGAGAAATTTTGAGAAATAGTTAGTGAAATAAGTAATTAATGATAcggataaaatataaaaaaatatgatCTTCTCTTGATTTAATAGAATTGacaagaaaaattaaaaatatatatttaatataatggacaagtaaaagtggacGGAAGAACTAGTAGTTAAATGTGAATTGGTTGACTTGCTTGACTTTTGATTTCGGCTAATTAGCGATGATCATCTCTTCTATACCCAACCATCAAAACTCGAAAAGGTCGTGTTCACGAGAAAAAATATATAGAAAAGATAGAAAAGGAAAAGGACAAGAgggtaaaaatatatatactccaACTTTACAAATTAACtaagggctcgtttggtacgaAAGATATGAAATAATTAATCTCGGGACTAAATTTAAgatgaatttatttcatgtttgaTTGGTAGAAAATTGCGGTATAATTAATTCAGTGattatagtattttttttattcccataaaaaaataaaataactaatctCGAAATAACATCtttccaaccaaacgaccctGAGAGATGTCAGAATGGAGGGGCTATTTACAGGTCGGAATTAAGTGTCATAATAGACACCTTCATTTATGATGTAATGCCGTGGAGGCTGTCTGAATATTTCCTAGAAACGTTTAGTGTAAGCTTTTCAACGTGATTTAAGTATAAATACGAGGACAAGATCAATCAAAATTGTAACCTAACAACCTTGTTAAGTGTCGAAGTTTCAACAACAGAGGAACAATGAAGGTACTGTACATTTATAATCATTTCTTTAGCATCCAAAAAATCAAATGCACAATAAAATTGCAGCTTAATTCTTATAGAATTACTGATAATGTTGTACTGCTATTTTCTTGTTAATATAATGCAGCAAAAGGTGGTTCTTAATGTGTCTGTCAATGGATGCAAGTCTCGTCCCAGTATGGAGAAGTTTGTTTTAGGTTGTTTGGTACCTTGTCTGGTTCAAGACGCTACATGCAAAAATAAAGTCATGTCCATTGCAGCAACTTTATCAGGTAATTAATTATCGAACATTATTCAATTCTTAAGCATCTAAAGCAAAGGAAGACCTTAACTTAACCTGAAAAAGTATATGTTGAGCATTATTTAGTTAGCTAAAACGTACAAGTACTAATATTTGCTTTGTATTTTTAAAGGGTGTGACAATCGCATCATTTAAAATCTTAAAATGTTAGatgaattaattaatttcacgTAAGCACTCACCAAATTACATTTTTTTATCACATTAATGTAGACTTTATTCATTATAGCAGTAACATCACAAACTTTACCTGTTGTAACAATAAAAATATCTTCGCAAGTAGGTTTATCATTATAGTGAATAAAGTTCAATCGTAATTTTGTAACTCTACtattataaaattatattaataaCTTTACTGTGATAGTGGATAAAAATCGATTTAATGGATAAAGTTTAATAACCATgcataaaattaattaaatggtaaattGACATGTTCATTTATTCATATATTTAACGTTGCAGGGGTGGAGAAAGTAAGTATAGAAGTAGAAAAGAACGAGCTGACAGTGATTGGAGAGGGAATAGATCCAGTAAAGCTGGTGAACATACTTAGGAAAAAGGTGGGATATGCTAAGATGGTGAGCGTTGGTcctgaaaagaaagaagaaaaacctGCTGAAGAAACAGTGCAGCCAGTTCTAACAGTGCCTCATGTGGTCTGTTGTAATAATAGTAATCGAGTACCCCACATGGTTGAAATGTGGGAAGTTGATCCTTACTACTCTAACACCTCCTGCCTTCCATTTCGGTGAAAGAATTATTATTGAGATTGATTACTTATAAGCAAATTATCTTCTCTTCAATTGCGCTGGCTTGACATCTAGTGTGTTGTATTTgctttgtttacccttaaaaatgagtaattagatttgtacgcggtttaaatGATACGTAATTTAGTTCAATACAAACGATTTGAGAacaacaaataattaaattaaagagagaATGAACGATCAAACCAATCGTAATGGAACAATCAAGCCTGGTCTTAAGTTGAACACTAAAACCCGGCCTCGATCGAACCCTCGATATGGGCTCGGTTGCAATTAAAGAAGAGAGTAACTGAAGAACACTTTGAATaatagctagaagacaaaaataaacttttattgctttgatatgcgtgtCAACAgtatgttaaaataaaaaattctccCCTTTTTATACCAGGAGAATTTCAATTCTAgcacaagtctaaataaggtaaaaatcttttatTTCCGGTAAATGACGACCCGTAATTGATATCAGACGAGATTTCCGCCGTAATATTCGGTTGAGGGCGAATATTACGGCTCCCTACTTGTCATGCTCAACTGTTTAACTTTTTTCCGTGGTCTCGAAACTGTACTTGGTCTGGATCCGTCATTTAGCCGTACCCGATCCCAAATGCATCGTTCATCCCTCCTGAGCTCCTACACGAGGGAAACTTCGGCTTCGCTTGAAGTTGTGTTGGACCGTGCTTCCCTCTCGTTTCTTCATTGGGGAATCGGGGGTAACATTGTCCCCGATTTTACCCGCACACATATAGTCCCCTCACTTTTTGGAGAGTAGATTTATCGAAGCGACGAGAAGTGATTAATTGATCCCGATTCCTTCTACCGTATGCTACAACCGGGTCGACGGGTCAGTGAAACATCCTATCAGTCGCGTCGTTCTAACTTCGGACACGTGTTAGCCGACGGTTGCCCGTCCTCGAATGTGAAACGTGACACATTAATTACCTCTTCTCTATAAAAGCTTCGGTCCTTTTTTACTTTTCGATTCCAGAAATCCTCAATTTACCCCCGAACTTTTCACTTGCCTTTAaccccttcaaatcttcatacattgttcttcatatcttcatcttccCATCTTCATACTTCATCCTTGAACTTTTAAGTTTGATCTTCAACTCTTCATCCTCACCTTTAAATCTTCATACTTgcattcatatattcatattTCCCAGAACTCGATGGGAAGACATCAAAATACGTGCCTCAACAGACCCGACCACAGATGCTGAGGTGGTCGTACCGGAAGTGGCCCCGAAACTTCCTCTAAAGAACTTCATTCATGGAGGTTGCTCTATAGAAAatgacttcaaggtcgaaaaaGCTTCTAGTCAAGGGGATCGAGGCGAGGAGGTATGGAGGTACACATGCTCCATCACCGAGGACACGCTCCCTACGCTTCGGGAGGACTGCAAATGAGAAGGCAAAGAAGTGGTCATCCCCGGTCCTGATGAGGACATCACCACAcatgtggaggggtatttaagtgtttacacatATCACTTCACACTTGTCCCGGTGGATCCCATAGTGCTTGACATTTGCAAAAGGTACGAGGTCTGCCTCGGGCATATTCACCCATCCTTTTGGAGGATCTTGATCTTCCTCCACCACTTTGTTAATAACACTAAGGCACCCCGATTCACCATCGACCACCTGCTTTgtctatacagtccccgaatcttttgAGAGGGATTAATCAAGCTCGTTCGTCGGGCAAAGAAAGCTCTATTCTCGAGCATTGACAAAGATAGGGATCGAGGCTGGTAGGGGAGATTCGTTCGGGTAAAAACCGAGGATCTCATTCCCTCCGAGTTCCTGCCATTCCCTGAAAAGTGGAACCTAGACCGTAAGTTCCTCTACTTTTTGAGTATTTAGAATTTCTTTTGgatttttgtctttctttttcatTGCCTGGTTCTATCATCGTGCAACGGTTGCCCGAGTCCCCAACGTAGTTCCCCACTTCAAAGAGTAGGTCGAGGGGATCTGCACACAGCTATCGTATTTCAAACACGAATGGCGCAAATTCTCGAAGGGCAAGTGGGGGGGccgttcccatggtgagtgcTCTCCCCGACCAAGTTTACTCTCATATTCAATTGTCATTTTCACTAAGTCCCTCTCTTTCTTTCATAAGTTTGCCCAAGACCACTTAGCTCCGGGCATTGGATGAGGACGAGGCTTCATCCTCACTCGATAAACCCCCCGCTTCGGGACAACCTGAGGCTACTacgaagaaggaagagaaaaagagAATAAAGAGGAAGTCTTCGGGTTCCCTCGACGCCGAGGCCAAGAAGAAGATGGTAGCGGTTCGGGCTCGAAAGCGTAACAAGAAGAGTACCCAGGCTAGGGTCCCGGACCCCGAATATCTTTATCGGCTCAGGATCTATCCTGTAGATGACGACCTGAAGTTCATCGCCCATGGGCTGGCTGTTGATGAAGAAGAGCGGGCGGTGACCGGTGGAAGTGATCGAGAGGTCGACCCCTCTTTGGCTCAGGAATCCAAAGGAAAACCAATGGCTATGGCTTCCCGAGAAGCTACTCCTGCTCCGAGTGAAGCCGCCGGTGTCATTGACATCACGAGATTTTCGTCCCACAAAGAGTCTTTATTCGACGAGGCTCAGGCCATTAAAGAGAAACCAAACGAGACATCGCGGGCCACTGACAAGGCCCTCAACTTGTTATTTGAGGGCATGGACATCAACGCATTGGAGGATTACTCCGAGTTCGGTCACCTAGAGATCCCGGAAGCTAGTGAAGCAGTTCCCTCTCTGAGCGTGGATCCCGACCGTAGAAGAATGGTCATATTTAGGATCCCGCCAGATACCTAGGTACTGTCCAAACTACTTAGCGTGGCTAGTTATCCGCgctccttggtgaccgaagaggatcaggcGAAGATAAACGATGTGAGGGCACTGATCCTttttaacgaggcacaacagGTGCTGAATCGGGTATGCTTCTCTTTCTTTGTGACCTTCGTGTAGGTCATTTAACCGTAGTGTTTCTTCATGATCTCATCACTTTGTTTTTCAGGTCTTGGTGCTTAATCATGAAAGCTTCCTTCGGTATCGGATGGAAGTAagccagctcgagttcgagctcaaagagAAAGTTTGGCAGAAGGACATGTACAAGGCTCTCAGCGAGCAAAGAGACGAGGCTATCAAAGACCTCTCCATTCTCCAAGCTGAGCTGAAAACAGATCAAAGGGAGGCTTTGTTAGTGAAATAGGAGCATGCCGTACTGGTCGAGAAGGTAAGGATATTTGAGAATAAAAATGAGAGTCTAAGTGTTGTTGATGACGTCCACAACAtacctcaataagagatatgatacggtcgtatgcaatataaattaccaaactatgagtcagggtcgaatccacagggagttatacGGGGGTGTTAGGTGTATATacttgaagaaagtgaatggacTAACtaaatttacacttccacaatgAGTTGagatttctacttctactattacTCTAACAATTGTGAGCTAAGGAAAATAAACTAGAAATGAACgattgattttggtatttttccaaatagtttaaaagcctagagatgtgaccatgacctaggtgttcgcctaatgagttaaatacgttaatacttgttttgttgattggggtgtattatagctctcaattctacattacccactcaatacctctcgttCAAAGAGTGATTTTATCCAATTTGGCTTTatcaagttcaaatgggtatcaaacaaaataattaatatgagCTCAAttcgggttcttactatctctagtttgaacccttaattaggctaatcgaactctcaattaacccaattccttattagccaAGTTATTCTAAACTAggtctctttctcaagtagagactaagtaaaAAAAGCATGAATCAGTATTTGttaccattaattctaaaattgaagcatgaactaggctaaataatcaacacctagtcataaacaatcattaaattaaatactcataaggtttacacactatggttgggtcacaaccctagtaaaaatctagctactcatagtgggtaatgaagaaaataaagaagaaatgcagATAAAACCCATAATCAAAGATTTAATTGATGAAGCataatgtttaaacactaaaataatcaAACACTTCCTAAAATGACAAAAGGTAACGACTACAACAACTTTCTACTTTGAAATGTgacctaaaattgtgaaactcgtctatttatagagGGCGGGAATTCATTGACAAAAATGCccattgcggccgcaca of Nicotiana tomentosiformis chromosome 7, ASM39032v3, whole genome shotgun sequence contains these proteins:
- the LOC104116028 gene encoding heavy metal-associated isoprenylated plant protein 47-like, with product MKQKVVLNVSVNGCKSRPSMEKFVLGCLVPCLVQDATCKNKVMSIAATLSGVEKVSIEVEKNELTVIGEGIDPVKLVNILRKKVGYAKMVSVGPEKKEEKPAEETVQPVLTVPHVVCCNNSNRVPHMVEMWEVDPYYSNTSCLPFR